The proteins below are encoded in one region of Bremerella sp. P1:
- a CDS encoding sigma 54-interacting transcriptional regulator — MPSTPRKPTTFLIQAFDLCAWPVVLFGEGNTVRYINAAAEKALGVSRDELLEQTARYHGLGQLPKALQLVSDLCPASNVWLGEVATRDITLASGADATATRWRGVFYPITDAPDTEAMGLVRNVVVMLAPPDKFPHWGPLQPQEEIHATLQALRHEYRGRYSVSHLVGISTAMIRVRRLVDLASQSRVPVLVIGEQGTGREQVARTICYASNPGHAGPVITIEGELMDAEIMQTTIRAFANRCEDEEDSAHASLVLLNAEKLDLGSQTELLHMLDLIGVDLRILSTSQESLLELARRGQFREDLAFRISTLEIELPPLCDRPEDIPYIAQAMVEELNIPSDRQLQSISAEAIDRLQQQEWPGNIDQLNEMLTVAHQTATGFTLDVTDFPAVVSRAPHKKLEAKEPESIDLDAALEAYEREILLRTLKAAKGNKTQAANMLNISRARLHRRIEQWGLE; from the coding sequence GTGCCATCGACTCCCCGTAAACCGACGACGTTTTTGATCCAGGCGTTCGACCTTTGTGCCTGGCCGGTCGTTTTGTTTGGTGAAGGTAACACGGTTCGTTACATCAACGCGGCCGCCGAGAAAGCGCTGGGCGTCTCGCGCGACGAACTCTTGGAGCAAACGGCCCGGTATCATGGCCTGGGGCAATTGCCGAAAGCCCTGCAGTTGGTTTCCGACCTTTGTCCTGCTTCCAACGTTTGGTTGGGGGAAGTGGCTACCCGCGACATTACGTTGGCTTCGGGGGCGGATGCGACCGCAACCAGATGGCGCGGCGTCTTCTACCCGATCACCGACGCGCCAGACACGGAAGCCATGGGCTTGGTTCGCAACGTGGTGGTGATGCTCGCGCCGCCTGATAAGTTTCCGCACTGGGGACCGCTACAGCCGCAGGAAGAGATTCATGCCACGCTCCAGGCATTGCGTCACGAGTATCGCGGACGGTATTCCGTCAGTCACCTGGTCGGGATAAGCACGGCGATGATCCGCGTGCGACGCCTGGTCGACCTGGCGTCGCAGTCGCGCGTGCCGGTCCTGGTGATCGGCGAGCAAGGTACAGGTCGCGAGCAGGTCGCTCGTACGATCTGTTACGCTTCCAACCCAGGTCACGCAGGCCCGGTGATTACGATCGAAGGCGAACTGATGGACGCCGAGATCATGCAGACAACAATTCGCGCGTTTGCCAACCGCTGCGAAGACGAAGAAGACTCTGCCCATGCGTCGCTGGTGCTATTGAATGCCGAGAAGCTTGATCTAGGCTCGCAGACCGAACTGTTGCACATGTTGGATTTGATTGGGGTCGACCTGCGGATTCTGTCGACGTCCCAAGAGTCTCTTTTGGAACTTGCGCGACGTGGGCAGTTTCGCGAAGACCTCGCGTTTCGGATTTCGACCTTGGAGATCGAACTGCCGCCGCTCTGTGATCGGCCGGAAGACATACCATACATCGCCCAGGCCATGGTCGAAGAACTGAACATCCCTTCCGATCGCCAGCTTCAATCGATCTCGGCTGAAGCGATCGATCGCTTGCAGCAGCAGGAATGGCCCGGCAATATCGATCAGCTGAACGAGATGCTGACCGTGGCCCACCAAACGGCAACCGGGTTTACGTTGGATGTGACCGACTTCCCGGCGGTCGTCTCCCGGGCGCCGCATAAAAAGCTGGAAGCCAAGGAGCCCGAGTCGATCGATCTGGACGCGGCTTTAGAGGCTTACGAGCGAGAGATTTTGCTGCGAACACTGAAGGCGGCCAAGGGAAATAAGACCCAGGCGGCCAATATGCTCAACATTTCCAGGGCTCGACTGCATCGTCGGATCGAGCAATGGGGGCTCGAATGA
- a CDS encoding Mrp/NBP35 family ATP-binding protein produces the protein MADVQQVIKALESIKDPYSGRSITTTDQVKEVDVTGTKASFILELTTHSAPLWEETKELVKQQVLKAVPDLTEVNVQLREHQRKIEPIGQIGLTARSVIAVGSGKGGVGKSTVASCLAYALKKSGAKVGLMDADIYGPSIPHLLGVSGRPEVIEKRIQPKEVDGMKVISMGLIVEPGEAVIWRGPMLHGAVTQFLRDTDWGPLDYLIIDMPPGTGDIALTLSQLLPLTGSVVVCTPQEVALLDAIKAVAMFRKVKIPVLGMVENMSGFVCPDTGKEWDIFGRGGAEKKAKELDVPFLGDVPITISIREQGDAGKTSDVLQNEVTAPRFEKLAYNLVKQLADSAAEKPPIPSLTVL, from the coding sequence ATGGCTGATGTCCAACAAGTCATCAAAGCCCTTGAAAGTATCAAAGACCCGTACAGCGGTCGTTCGATTACGACCACCGATCAGGTCAAAGAAGTCGACGTCACCGGTACCAAGGCATCGTTCATCCTGGAATTGACCACGCATAGTGCTCCACTGTGGGAAGAAACGAAAGAGCTGGTCAAGCAACAGGTGCTCAAAGCGGTGCCTGATCTGACGGAAGTGAACGTCCAACTGCGAGAACACCAACGCAAGATCGAACCGATCGGTCAGATTGGTCTTACGGCTCGCAGCGTGATTGCGGTTGGTTCCGGTAAAGGTGGTGTGGGCAAGAGCACCGTCGCGTCGTGCCTGGCTTACGCACTGAAGAAATCGGGTGCCAAGGTTGGTTTGATGGATGCCGACATCTACGGACCGAGCATTCCGCATCTGCTGGGTGTAAGTGGTCGGCCTGAGGTGATCGAAAAACGGATTCAGCCAAAAGAAGTCGATGGCATGAAGGTCATCTCGATGGGCTTGATCGTCGAGCCTGGCGAGGCGGTGATCTGGCGCGGTCCGATGTTGCACGGCGCGGTGACTCAGTTCCTGCGGGATACCGATTGGGGACCGCTCGATTACTTGATCATCGATATGCCACCAGGCACGGGTGATATTGCTTTGACGCTCAGTCAGCTATTGCCACTGACCGGCAGCGTGGTCGTTTGCACGCCGCAGGAGGTCGCGCTGTTGGATGCGATCAAAGCGGTGGCCATGTTCCGTAAAGTGAAGATCCCGGTTCTGGGGATGGTCGAGAACATGAGCGGCTTCGTTTGCCCCGACACCGGCAAGGAATGGGACATCTTCGGACGAGGTGGCGCCGAGAAGAAAGCGAAGGAGTTGGACGTGCCGTTTTTGGGCGACGTACCGATTACCATCTCCATTCGCGAGCAGGGGGACGCCGGAAAGACCAGTGACGTCCTGCAGAATGAAGTCACCGCACCTCGGTTCGAGAAGCTGGCGTACAACCTGGTGAAGCAGTTGGCCGATTCGGCCGCCGAGAAGCCGCCGATCCCTTCGCTAACTGTATTGTAG
- a CDS encoding protoglobin family protein: MKQIDEARLESDLAYRFGYLLEFVGFGGDDIEAIHGAAGALAPLVPSLVDAVYDKLHGYDATWRHFVPRQHGYEGDVPTSVEELSMDHEQIKFRKQHLARYLESLVTKPYDEKMLVYLDTVGKIHTPAAGSKELDVPLVQMNALMGFVADALIATITGLGLDRETEVKTLRAFNKLLWLQNDLINKHYVPVRESVA, from the coding sequence ATGAAACAGATCGACGAAGCACGTTTGGAATCAGATTTGGCCTATCGTTTCGGCTATTTGCTCGAATTCGTAGGTTTTGGTGGGGACGACATCGAAGCCATTCATGGGGCTGCTGGGGCACTTGCTCCCCTGGTTCCCTCCTTGGTCGATGCCGTTTACGACAAACTCCATGGCTACGATGCCACTTGGCGACACTTTGTGCCCCGCCAGCACGGCTACGAAGGGGATGTTCCGACTTCGGTCGAAGAACTTTCCATGGATCACGAGCAAATCAAGTTTCGCAAGCAGCACCTGGCCCGCTACTTGGAATCGCTGGTCACTAAGCCGTACGACGAAAAGATGCTGGTCTATCTGGACACGGTCGGCAAAATTCATACGCCGGCAGCTGGTAGCAAAGAACTGGATGTGCCCCTGGTGCAGATGAACGCCTTGATGGGCTTTGTGGCCGACGCTTTGATCGCCACCATCACCGGCCTGGGTCTCGACCGGGAAACCGAAGTGAAAACCTTGCGGGCGTTCAACAAGCTGCTCTGGCTGCAGAACGACCTGATCAACAAACATTACGTACCAGTTCGCGAATCAGTGGCCTAG
- a CDS encoding metalloprotease, with amino-acid sequence MFLTEPNQTPYDLHFSLFSVPVRVHPLFWLVALLMGFNGGDPKTVLLWIVAVFVSILVHEMGHALVIQWYGWSPSVVLYSFGGLAIHNPHIQSNYGPGRGRRNKWTQIIISLAGPGAGFLLAGLIVAVTWGTGIAQFHVFTFGETFVPNGYTLIPGERLMQYPYVTTLLLQMLYINIFWGLVNLLPIWPLDGGKISRELFQMADGGMAIRNSLILSIICAVGIAILGFRNDLRFMAIFFAFMAIQNYQDLSGPNRSGGNPW; translated from the coding sequence ATGTTCCTGACCGAACCGAATCAAACCCCTTACGATCTCCACTTCTCGTTGTTCAGCGTCCCCGTGCGTGTCCATCCATTGTTTTGGCTGGTCGCCCTGCTGATGGGATTCAATGGAGGCGATCCGAAGACTGTGCTGTTATGGATCGTGGCGGTCTTTGTTTCGATCTTGGTGCACGAGATGGGACATGCCCTGGTCATTCAATGGTATGGCTGGTCCCCCAGTGTCGTACTCTATTCCTTTGGCGGATTAGCGATCCATAACCCGCACATTCAGTCGAATTATGGTCCCGGAAGGGGCAGACGTAATAAATGGACGCAAATCATTATCAGCCTGGCAGGCCCCGGAGCCGGCTTCCTCTTGGCAGGACTGATCGTGGCGGTTACCTGGGGCACGGGAATTGCTCAATTTCACGTATTCACCTTTGGTGAAACCTTTGTTCCCAATGGCTATACGCTGATCCCTGGCGAACGATTGATGCAGTATCCCTACGTGACGACCCTGCTGCTACAGATGTTGTACATCAATATCTTTTGGGGATTGGTCAATTTACTGCCAATCTGGCCGCTGGACGGCGGCAAGATCTCGCGCGAACTGTTTCAAATGGCCGACGGCGGGATGGCCATCCGCAATTCGTTAATCCTTTCCATCATTTGTGCCGTTGGAATCGCGATCCTGGGCTTTCGAAATGACCTTCGATTCATGGCCATCTTCTTTGCGTTCATGGCGATTCAAAACTATCAAGATTTAAGCGGACCCAACCGAAGTGGAGGCAACCCTTGGTAA
- a CDS encoding 3-keto-disaccharide hydrolase — translation MSRLWITLPCLTLMLLAAGTVRAENEEKFVPLFNGENLDGWVQNGGKAEYTVEDGVIIGTSVPKTPNSFLCTEKKYGNFILEVEYMVDPLLNSGIQIRSNVYDEPKTYKTDEGKEVKVSAGRVHGYQVEIDPSARAWSGGIYDEGRRGWLFNLKDKPEAQKAFKQNEWNKYRIECRGDSIKTWINGVPAADLTDGMTAEGFIALQVHGVGGDEKKVGKQIKWRNVKIIELD, via the coding sequence ATGAGCCGACTTTGGATCACCCTTCCCTGCCTCACCCTGATGCTATTGGCCGCCGGTACCGTTCGCGCCGAGAACGAAGAAAAGTTCGTACCGCTTTTCAATGGAGAGAACCTGGATGGTTGGGTTCAGAATGGTGGCAAGGCTGAGTACACCGTAGAAGACGGTGTGATCATTGGTACTTCGGTCCCTAAGACTCCTAACAGTTTCCTTTGCACAGAAAAGAAGTACGGCAACTTCATTCTCGAAGTGGAATACATGGTTGATCCGCTGCTCAACTCGGGTATTCAGATCCGCAGCAATGTTTACGACGAACCTAAGACCTACAAGACCGACGAAGGCAAAGAAGTTAAGGTCTCGGCCGGTCGTGTGCATGGCTACCAGGTCGAAATCGATCCTTCGGCTCGCGCTTGGAGTGGTGGTATCTACGACGAAGGCCGACGCGGTTGGTTGTTCAACCTGAAAGACAAGCCTGAAGCCCAAAAGGCATTCAAGCAGAACGAGTGGAACAAATACCGCATCGAATGCCGTGGTGACTCGATCAAGACCTGGATCAATGGCGTACCGGCTGCTGATCTGACCGACGGCATGACCGCCGAAGGTTTCATTGCCCTGCAAGTGCACGGTGTGGGTGGCGACGAAAAGAAAGTCGGCAAGCAGATCAAATGGCGCAACGTGAAGATCATCGAACTCGACTAG
- a CDS encoding sialate O-acetylesterase, whose protein sequence is MTSHWLKSGTLATLFAFLLIGSVQAELALPNLFTDHMVLQRDKPIFIWGTTDKGAEVTVTLGDQKTTITANDNGKWKAELKPLPAGGPHEVVIRSGDDEKVITDVLVGEVWVCSGQSNMQWDVNSSNDADIEKLTANYPQLRFISVPQVGTQDPQDNFNGKWEACTPDTVGSFSAVGYFFGRQIHQTLDVPVGLIDNAWGGSSAEAWVERDLLKSSGKFDELLARWEKTEATYNHEQAIEQYKKNLEAWKEKAAQAKKDGKPQPGGQPRAPRNPLTNQHRPANLYNGVLNPIIGYGIRGVVWYQGESNAGRAYQYRDLFPLMIQNWRDKWGQDEFPFYWVQLADFLQERSEPGDSAWAELREAQTMTLDKLPNTGQAVIIDLGEAEDIHPKNKQDVAKRLARLALANEYGYKIVSQSPRYKSMKVDGGAIVLEFDTYGSQLDYFDTRALQGFTIAGEDKKFVNAKATIVDGTHVRVSSDEVKAPVAVRYAWGDNPVSNLQNAQGLPATPFRTDDWDGVTKDAK, encoded by the coding sequence ATGACTTCGCATTGGTTGAAGAGTGGCACGCTTGCCACGCTTTTCGCGTTTCTTCTGATTGGTTCCGTGCAAGCGGAATTGGCGCTGCCGAATTTGTTCACCGATCACATGGTACTGCAGCGTGATAAGCCCATCTTTATTTGGGGCACCACGGATAAGGGCGCGGAAGTGACGGTCACGTTAGGTGATCAAAAAACGACCATCACGGCCAACGACAATGGTAAGTGGAAAGCCGAACTGAAGCCGCTACCTGCCGGTGGTCCTCATGAAGTCGTTATCCGAAGCGGCGACGACGAAAAGGTGATTACCGATGTGCTGGTTGGCGAAGTCTGGGTTTGCAGCGGCCAATCGAACATGCAATGGGACGTGAACTCGTCGAACGATGCCGACATCGAAAAGTTGACGGCTAACTACCCACAACTTCGTTTCATCAGCGTTCCTCAAGTAGGTACGCAAGACCCACAAGACAACTTCAACGGCAAGTGGGAAGCTTGCACGCCAGACACGGTCGGTAGTTTCTCTGCAGTGGGCTACTTCTTCGGTCGCCAGATTCATCAAACACTGGACGTGCCGGTTGGCCTGATCGACAACGCTTGGGGTGGTTCTTCGGCGGAAGCGTGGGTTGAGCGTGATCTGCTCAAGAGCAGTGGCAAGTTCGATGAACTGTTGGCACGCTGGGAAAAGACCGAAGCGACTTACAACCACGAGCAAGCGATCGAACAATACAAGAAGAACCTGGAAGCTTGGAAAGAGAAAGCTGCCCAGGCCAAGAAGGATGGCAAGCCACAGCCAGGCGGCCAGCCACGTGCGCCACGTAACCCACTGACCAATCAGCATCGTCCAGCCAACCTATACAACGGCGTGTTGAATCCGATCATCGGTTACGGCATCCGTGGCGTGGTCTGGTACCAAGGCGAATCGAACGCTGGTCGTGCCTATCAATATCGCGACTTGTTCCCACTGATGATTCAGAACTGGCGCGATAAGTGGGGCCAGGACGAGTTCCCATTCTATTGGGTCCAGTTGGCTGACTTCCTGCAGGAACGCTCGGAACCAGGCGACAGTGCCTGGGCCGAACTGCGTGAAGCACAGACGATGACGCTCGACAAGCTTCCGAACACGGGACAAGCGGTGATCATCGACCTGGGCGAAGCGGAGGACATTCACCCCAAAAACAAGCAAGACGTCGCCAAGCGTTTGGCTCGCCTGGCTTTGGCCAACGAGTATGGCTACAAAATCGTCAGCCAAAGCCCACGCTACAAGTCGATGAAGGTCGACGGTGGTGCGATCGTGCTCGAGTTTGATACCTACGGTAGCCAGCTCGACTATTTCGATACGCGTGCCCTGCAGGGCTTCACGATCGCAGGCGAAGATAAGAAATTCGTCAACGCCAAGGCAACGATCGTCGATGGAACCCATGTCCGTGTTTCCAGCGATGAAGTGAAAGCGCCTGTTGCCGTTCGTTATGCCTGGGGAGATAACCCCGTGTCGAACTTGCAGAACGCCCAAGGCCTGCCAGCCACCCCGTTCCGTACGGATGACTGGGATGGAGTCACCAAGGACGCGAAGTAA
- a CDS encoding M20 family metallopeptidase produces MPMDVVELTQRLVQVPSVNPMGHKVDQPEIQLEHRVGDLLEQIFQEIGVEYERIEVAPQRDNVIACLPGTSDKIVVLEAHQDTVPVEGMTVDPFGGTHVENRIYGRGSCDVKGGMAMCLAVLSRLKENPGENQPTVLVACTVNEECGFTGARHLASTWHNSNSKLISKLPDAVFVAEPTLMNVVVSHKGVIRWRCHALGQAAHSSRPSVGDSAIYRMADVLKIIREYEQTVLANAPEQGALGPPTISVGTISGGVSVNTVPDCCTIEIDRRVLPGESQEEVRQEVIDYIASKIDDPEKVQHDPPYMSSPGLPLAESNQALASHIADVAKDFGVTSEFMQVAYGTDSPAYFAIGVPSVVFGPGSLAQAHTKDEFIEVEQLYQATDILEAVCRKFG; encoded by the coding sequence ATGCCGATGGATGTGGTGGAACTAACGCAGCGACTCGTGCAGGTTCCCAGCGTCAACCCGATGGGGCACAAAGTCGACCAGCCCGAGATTCAGCTCGAGCATCGCGTAGGCGATCTGTTGGAACAAATCTTCCAAGAGATCGGCGTCGAGTACGAACGCATCGAAGTCGCCCCACAACGTGACAACGTCATCGCCTGCCTCCCGGGGACGTCGGACAAGATCGTTGTGCTTGAAGCCCACCAAGACACCGTTCCCGTCGAAGGAATGACGGTCGATCCATTCGGCGGCACCCACGTCGAAAACCGCATCTACGGTCGCGGTTCCTGCGATGTGAAGGGCGGCATGGCAATGTGCCTGGCCGTTCTGTCGCGACTCAAGGAAAACCCAGGCGAGAACCAACCGACGGTCCTGGTGGCCTGCACTGTCAACGAAGAGTGCGGCTTCACCGGTGCCCGGCACCTGGCCAGCACCTGGCACAACAGCAACTCGAAGTTGATCTCGAAACTGCCTGATGCCGTCTTCGTTGCCGAACCAACGTTGATGAATGTGGTCGTTTCGCACAAAGGTGTCATCCGCTGGCGATGCCATGCCCTGGGGCAAGCCGCCCACAGTAGCCGGCCATCGGTCGGCGATAGCGCCATCTACCGCATGGCCGACGTCCTGAAGATCATTCGCGAGTACGAACAAACGGTGCTGGCCAATGCTCCCGAGCAAGGTGCGCTCGGTCCACCAACGATCAGCGTGGGCACGATCTCCGGAGGCGTGAGCGTCAACACGGTGCCTGACTGCTGCACGATCGAGATCGACCGTCGCGTCCTGCCAGGTGAATCGCAAGAGGAGGTCCGCCAGGAAGTGATCGACTATATCGCTTCCAAGATCGACGATCCCGAAAAGGTTCAGCACGACCCACCCTACATGAGTTCGCCCGGCTTGCCGCTGGCCGAGTCGAACCAGGCCTTGGCCAGCCACATCGCCGACGTCGCGAAAGACTTTGGCGTAACCAGCGAGTTCATGCAGGTTGCCTATGGAACCGATTCGCCGGCGTACTTCGCCATCGGCGTACCCTCGGTCGTCTTCGGTCCCGGCTCACTGGCCCAGGCTCACACCAAGGATGAGTTCATCGAAGTCGAACAGCTTTACCAGGCCACAGATATCCTGGAAGCCGTTTGCCGCAAGTTCGGCTAA
- a CDS encoding RrF2 family transcriptional regulator, translated as MFSQTVEYALRAVCHLAYTAPGSSTTEEIANSTKVPIAYLSKVLQGLVRAGVVKSQRGVGGGISLVKSPEELTILEVVNAVDPIVRISSCPLGLKAHGKNLCPLHRRLDNAMASVEEAFNDTTLAEVIAEPTTSIPLCEFPSARPSNKKQ; from the coding sequence ATGTTTTCACAAACCGTTGAATATGCGCTGCGAGCTGTCTGCCACCTGGCCTACACAGCTCCGGGAAGCTCTACCACCGAAGAAATTGCGAACAGCACCAAGGTGCCGATTGCGTATTTGTCGAAGGTTTTGCAGGGATTAGTCCGTGCCGGGGTCGTGAAGTCGCAGCGGGGGGTTGGCGGCGGGATCTCGCTGGTCAAGTCGCCGGAAGAGTTGACGATTCTGGAAGTGGTCAACGCGGTCGACCCGATCGTGCGGATTTCCTCGTGTCCGTTAGGCTTAAAGGCACACGGCAAGAACTTGTGCCCTCTTCATCGCCGTTTAGATAACGCCATGGCCAGCGTGGAAGAAGCGTTCAACGATACGACCTTGGCCGAAGTGATCGCCGAACCGACCACCAGCATTCCGCTTTGCGAGTTTCCCTCGGCTCGGCCCTCGAATAAGAAGCAGTAG
- a CDS encoding DUF1559 domain-containing protein produces the protein MFHSPKLQTSPRTGFTLVELLVVIAIIGILIALLLPAVQQAREAARRMQCTNNLKQIGLAFHNFQDTYGHLPFGGADKNSSVPLGDSGDCCSATQIDYLNWTYHIMPFLEQQNLYDLGDKNDVGNSASIIARNPVFGFYCPSRRAPTAYSGYYRTDYAGNGGEWHDDGANKGTSPGKKGVVVNNKLGKEMVIERIQDGSSNTIMVGEKALHPDAHGSEGGDNERYVNAGWDQCVIRWGARYDKDNAVSIGLPPIPDTQSVHKNDSGSWVFDNSALSHGGEFGQWHAYFGSSHLGVTNFCLADGSVRSVPFTVDQEVFRRASLSNDYEVFEWP, from the coding sequence ATGTTCCACTCCCCAAAGCTGCAAACGTCCCCTCGTACTGGTTTCACACTGGTCGAATTGCTGGTGGTGATCGCCATCATCGGTATCTTGATCGCCCTGTTGCTGCCTGCGGTACAGCAAGCTCGTGAAGCCGCACGCCGCATGCAATGCACCAATAACCTCAAGCAAATTGGTCTCGCATTCCACAACTTCCAAGACACTTACGGGCACCTTCCTTTTGGCGGCGCCGATAAGAACAGTTCGGTACCGCTGGGCGACTCCGGCGACTGCTGCTCGGCCACTCAGATCGACTACCTGAACTGGACCTATCACATCATGCCGTTTCTCGAACAGCAGAACCTGTATGACCTGGGCGACAAGAATGATGTCGGCAACTCGGCAAGCATCATCGCCCGTAACCCAGTGTTCGGTTTTTATTGCCCCTCGCGTCGCGCTCCGACCGCCTACAGCGGATACTACCGGACGGACTACGCCGGAAACGGTGGCGAATGGCACGATGATGGTGCCAACAAAGGAACCAGCCCCGGCAAGAAGGGTGTCGTCGTGAACAACAAGCTCGGCAAGGAAATGGTGATCGAACGTATTCAAGACGGTTCGTCCAATACGATCATGGTTGGCGAAAAAGCACTTCACCCCGACGCTCATGGTAGCGAAGGTGGCGACAACGAACGCTACGTCAACGCCGGTTGGGACCAATGTGTCATCCGCTGGGGTGCCCGCTACGACAAAGACAACGCGGTATCGATCGGTTTGCCTCCGATCCCAGATACCCAATCGGTGCATAAGAATGACTCGGGATCTTGGGTCTTCGACAACAGTGCCCTGAGCCACGGTGGCGAGTTCGGTCAGTGGCACGCCTACTTCGGCTCGTCGCACCTGGGCGTGACGAACTTCTGCCTGGCCGATGGTTCCGTCCGCTCGGTTCCTTTCACCGTGGACCAAGAAGTCTTCCGTCGTGCGTCGCTGTCGAACGACTACGAAGTCTTTGAATGGCCGTAA
- a CDS encoding mechanosensitive ion channel family protein, translated as MLLFAQAAPDAKEPQDAITRLSEFYNEASNFVVEQGPIWITNVIAAIVVLFAGWVAARVFRSLFNRALNRSRIDNTLSGFLSNIAYALMIGLVVIAALNQLGINTTSLAAVVGAAGLAIGLALQSSLSNFASGIMLILFRPFGVGDFVEVGGATGIVQEVHIFHTVMRTIDNKRVIIPNGEITGDIITNFTGHATRMIDLEIGCGYNDDIRAVKQLFIEILEADERILKDPAVEVRVFELGDSAIIFKVRGWVQTSDWWATRCDIVEEIKVRMDEEGFHIPFPQRDVHLFQETEKQSA; from the coding sequence ATGTTGCTGTTTGCCCAGGCCGCTCCCGACGCGAAAGAACCTCAAGACGCGATTACCCGCCTGTCGGAGTTCTACAACGAAGCCTCGAACTTTGTAGTCGAGCAGGGACCTATCTGGATCACCAACGTGATTGCGGCGATTGTGGTCCTCTTTGCAGGCTGGGTCGCCGCGCGGGTCTTTCGCAGCTTGTTCAATCGAGCCCTGAACCGTAGTCGAATCGATAACACGCTCTCAGGATTTCTCTCGAACATCGCCTACGCCCTGATGATCGGCCTGGTGGTGATCGCGGCGCTCAATCAGTTGGGGATCAATACGACTTCCCTGGCCGCGGTCGTGGGTGCTGCTGGTCTGGCGATTGGCCTGGCGCTGCAAAGCTCGCTATCGAACTTTGCTTCCGGCATCATGTTGATTTTGTTCCGACCGTTCGGGGTGGGAGACTTCGTGGAAGTCGGCGGTGCGACCGGGATCGTGCAGGAAGTACATATTTTTCATACCGTGATGCGAACGATCGACAACAAGCGGGTGATCATTCCTAATGGCGAGATCACCGGCGACATCATTACCAACTTTACCGGACATGCGACGCGTATGATCGATCTGGAAATTGGTTGTGGCTACAACGATGACATTCGTGCCGTGAAACAGCTTTTCATCGAAATCCTGGAAGCGGACGAGCGGATCTTAAAAGACCCTGCCGTCGAAGTTCGTGTCTTTGAGCTAGGCGATAGCGCGATCATCTTTAAGGTTCGCGGCTGGGTACAAACTTCCGATTGGTGGGCGACGCGATGCGATATCGTGGAAGAGATTAAGGTGCGTATGGACGAAGAAGGATTCCATATTCCATTCCCACAGCGCGACGTGCACTTGTTCCAGGAAACGGAAAAACAATCGGCTTAG
- a CDS encoding SGNH/GDSL hydrolase family protein, protein MVSEANDQLERHRLIVLGASNVAKSLEVLLNVAPHMIAKPLEVYAAIGRGRSYGTESKFLFRRLPGILESELWPALESRAISAKTSCVITDIGNDLLYSRTVDQIIDWLEQCIIRLRLTAGPIAITGIPLAGVRTLAPYKFRALRTFMFPGSTLQLATVQQRAEELDGRLQELAKDDDITFIPQKPEWYGFDPIHWRQRKRPEVWHTILTALGHSSFDYTRVESTFFHEMKHWMTRPHKRTLFGQEQSKTQPVIQRGAHLTVALY, encoded by the coding sequence TTGGTAAGCGAAGCAAACGACCAACTCGAACGGCATCGTTTGATTGTGTTGGGTGCCAGTAACGTTGCGAAAAGTTTAGAGGTGCTGCTCAACGTGGCACCGCACATGATTGCCAAGCCGTTGGAAGTCTACGCGGCGATCGGTCGAGGGCGTTCTTACGGCACCGAATCCAAATTTCTTTTTCGAAGACTTCCAGGAATTTTGGAAAGTGAACTTTGGCCTGCTTTGGAAAGCAGGGCAATTTCCGCAAAGACAAGTTGTGTCATCACCGACATCGGTAACGACCTTCTCTACAGTCGTACGGTTGATCAAATTATTGATTGGTTAGAGCAGTGCATCATCCGTTTGCGACTAACCGCAGGACCGATTGCGATCACCGGAATTCCACTTGCCGGCGTTCGAACTTTAGCGCCCTATAAGTTCCGCGCACTACGCACGTTTATGTTCCCTGGTTCGACTTTGCAACTCGCTACCGTGCAGCAGCGCGCCGAAGAATTAGATGGCCGTTTGCAAGAGCTGGCTAAAGACGACGACATCACGTTTATCCCGCAAAAACCCGAGTGGTATGGCTTTGACCCCATTCATTGGAGACAGCGCAAACGTCCTGAAGTTTGGCACACGATTCTTACCGCGCTAGGTCACTCATCGTTCGATTACACGCGCGTTGAGTCGACCTTCTTTCATGAGATGAAACATTGGATGACGCGCCCTCACAAGCGCACTCTCTTTGGTCAAGAGCAATCAAAAACGCAGCCCGTGATTCAGCGCGGCGCACATCTTACGGTTGCGTTGTACTAA